In Desulfobaccales bacterium, a genomic segment contains:
- a CDS encoding ABC transporter ATP-binding protein, with translation MNAIALHDLTLGYDGHPAVHHLNGVFEAGSMTAVVGPNGSGKSTLLKGITGFLHPLGGRIDRGGLRTSQFAYLPQQAEIDRSFPITVLDTVALGLWHRVGMCGGIKRDQWQQTRQALAAVGLEGFEQRPIGNLSAGQFQRVLFARLLLQDRPVILLDEPFTAIDARTTADLLNLIRRWHAESRTVIVVLHDLDQVKVSFPQTLLIAREPIGWGDTAEILTSENLELARRMSEAWDEEAEVCRISEL, from the coding sequence ATGAATGCCATTGCCCTGCACGATCTCACCCTGGGTTATGACGGACATCCCGCGGTGCACCACCTGAACGGAGTTTTCGAAGCGGGATCGATGACCGCGGTGGTCGGACCCAACGGCTCAGGCAAAAGCACCCTGTTGAAAGGAATTACCGGCTTCCTGCATCCGCTGGGCGGCCGCATCGACCGGGGCGGCCTGAGGACTTCCCAGTTCGCCTACTTGCCCCAGCAAGCGGAAATCGACCGGAGTTTCCCGATTACCGTTCTGGACACCGTGGCCCTGGGGCTGTGGCATCGGGTCGGCATGTGCGGCGGCATCAAGCGCGACCAATGGCAACAAACCCGGCAGGCCCTGGCCGCGGTAGGCCTCGAAGGTTTTGAGCAGCGGCCCATCGGCAATCTGTCGGCCGGCCAGTTCCAACGGGTTCTATTCGCCCGCCTGCTGCTCCAGGATCGTCCCGTCATTCTCCTGGATGAACCCTTCACCGCCATAGATGCCCGGACGACAGCCGATCTCCTGAATCTGATCCGCCGCTGGCACGCCGAGAGCCGCACGGTTATCGTGGTCTTGCATGACCTCGACCAGGTAAAGGTTTCATTTCCACAAACTTTGCTGATCGCCCGGGAACCCATCGGTTGGGGCGATACGGCTGAGATCCTCACTTCCGAAAATCTTGAACTCGCGCGGCGCATGTCCGAAGCCTGGGACGAGGAGGCGGAAGTCTGCCGTATAAGCGAGCTATGA
- a CDS encoding metal ABC transporter permease, producing MTLMTYLFDLFLAPFQDFIFMRHALIACMALALGCGPVGVLLVLKRMSLVGDALSHAVLPGVAIGFLVSGLSLYAMTLGGIAAGLAVALVAGTVARFTLLKEDASFAAMYLMSLAMGVLIVSLRGSNIDLIHVLFGTILAVDDADLILVATISSVTLFTLALIYRALIVECFDPGYLRSVGGRGAAMHFIFLVLVVLNLVAGFRALGTLMAVGLMMLPAASSRFWATQAWSMALAAVGIAMLSGYVGLLLSYHANLPSGPSIILTAGFCYIFSVIFGAHGSIYSRRRLGLHLGG from the coding sequence ATGACCCTTATGACTTATCTCTTCGACCTCTTCCTGGCTCCCTTCCAGGACTTCATCTTTATGCGCCACGCCTTGATCGCTTGCATGGCGCTGGCCCTGGGATGCGGCCCCGTGGGCGTGCTCCTGGTCCTCAAGCGCATGAGCCTGGTGGGGGATGCCCTGTCACATGCGGTGTTGCCGGGAGTGGCGATCGGTTTTCTGGTTTCCGGACTCTCCCTCTACGCCATGACCCTGGGAGGGATCGCCGCGGGTCTGGCCGTAGCCCTGGTGGCAGGGACAGTGGCTCGTTTCACGCTGCTCAAAGAGGATGCGAGCTTTGCCGCGATGTACCTGATGTCATTGGCCATGGGGGTTCTCATCGTCTCTTTGCGCGGCAGCAACATTGACCTCATCCACGTGCTGTTCGGCACCATACTGGCGGTGGATGACGCCGACTTGATCCTGGTAGCAACCATATCTTCCGTCACGCTTTTCACCCTGGCGCTGATCTACCGGGCCCTCATCGTGGAGTGCTTCGATCCCGGCTACCTGAGGTCCGTGGGCGGCAGGGGCGCGGCGATGCACTTTATCTTTTTGGTCCTGGTGGTCCTCAACCTGGTGGCCGGCTTCCGAGCCCTGGGAACCTTGATGGCCGTGGGCCTGATGATGCTGCCCGCGGCCTCGTCCCGCTTCTGGGCCACCCAAGCCTGGTCCATGGCTTTGGCGGCCGTGGGCATCGCCATGCTGTCCGGCTATGTGGGGCTGCTCCTGTCCTATCATGCCAACCTGCCTTCCGGGCCTTCAATCATCCTTACCGCCGGATTTTGCTATATTTTTTCCGTCATCTTCGGCGCGCACGGGAGTATCTACAGCCGGCGCAGATTGGGCCTTCATTTAGGAGGCTGA
- a CDS encoding metal ABC transporter substrate-binding protein, protein MLVITRIFVLFMALFMVGAGMAASAEKKLKVIASFSILGDITNNVGGDRVEVITLVGPNGDAHVFEPTPADAKAVASADLVIVNGLGMEGWMERLIKTSGYKGPVVVAAQGIKPLEGTEEEKEGHKPGAKHEHKIDPHAWQNLANGQIYADNIGKGLSVVDPAGASIYKATTEAYKAKLAELDKWVKTEFSSIPKPQRRVLTSHDAFGYLAAAYGVTILSPMGLSTESEPSAGGVATLIKQIRKEKITAVFIENVSDPRLVEQISKESGVKLGGELYSDALSKPEGPAPTYIDMFKNNVTKMVAAMRKSL, encoded by the coding sequence ATGTTGGTCATAACCCGGATTTTCGTTCTTTTCATGGCTCTTTTCATGGTTGGGGCCGGGATGGCCGCAAGCGCCGAGAAAAAGTTGAAAGTGATCGCCAGCTTCAGTATCCTCGGCGATATAACCAACAATGTCGGCGGCGATAGGGTCGAGGTTATCACCCTGGTCGGTCCCAACGGCGACGCCCATGTCTTTGAACCGACCCCTGCCGACGCCAAAGCCGTAGCCTCAGCCGACCTGGTCATCGTCAACGGCTTGGGAATGGAAGGCTGGATGGAGCGCCTCATCAAGACCTCAGGGTATAAGGGCCCCGTAGTAGTGGCGGCTCAGGGCATTAAGCCTTTAGAGGGGACAGAAGAGGAAAAAGAGGGACACAAACCTGGCGCCAAGCATGAGCATAAGATTGATCCTCATGCCTGGCAGAATTTGGCCAACGGCCAGATATATGCGGATAACATCGGCAAGGGGCTCAGTGTGGTGGATCCGGCAGGCGCATCCATCTATAAGGCCACGACCGAGGCCTATAAAGCCAAGCTGGCCGAACTGGACAAGTGGGTAAAGACGGAGTTCTCCAGCATACCTAAACCGCAACGGCGCGTCCTCACTTCCCATGACGCTTTCGGTTATCTCGCCGCGGCCTACGGAGTCACCATTCTCTCCCCTATGGGCTTAAGCACCGAGAGCGAACCCTCTGCCGGCGGTGTCGCCACGCTCATCAAGCAAATCCGTAAAGAAAAGATCACCGCGGTCTTCATCGAAAACGTCAGCGATCCCCGCTTGGTGGAGCAAATCAGCAAGGAAAGTGGAGTGAAATTAGGGGGAGAGCTCTATTCGGACGCCTTGTCAAAACCGGAGGGGCCGGCTCCCACCTACATCGACATGTTCAAGAATAATGTCACCAAAATGGTCGCAGCCATGCGGAAAAGCTTATAG
- a CDS encoding superoxide dismutase family protein, which yields MKVKLVAGILGVWLALVLGCGESPSATAKATLVNNQGQKVGEATLTETPQGVKIVMTVENLPPGEHAFHIHAKSTCTMPDFMGAGGHFNPFDKKHGLKNPAGPHAGDLPNITVGPDGKAKVEAWASQVTLKEGQKNSLFQPDGTSLVIHAAPDDNVTDPAGNAGPRIACGPITK from the coding sequence ATGAAAGTAAAGCTGGTCGCAGGAATTTTAGGGGTTTGGCTGGCACTGGTTCTCGGCTGCGGTGAGAGTCCTTCGGCCACGGCCAAGGCCACTCTGGTAAATAATCAGGGGCAGAAGGTGGGGGAGGCCACCCTGACCGAGACCCCCCAAGGGGTGAAGATCGTTATGACCGTGGAAAATCTGCCTCCCGGCGAGCACGCTTTCCACATCCATGCGAAAAGCACGTGTACCATGCCGGATTTCATGGGCGCCGGGGGACACTTTAATCCCTTTGACAAGAAACACGGCTTGAAAAACCCCGCCGGTCCGCACGCCGGGGATTTGCCCAATATCACCGTGGGTCCCGATGGCAAGGCTAAGGTCGAGGCATGGGCTTCGCAGGTCACCCTCAAGGAGGGGCAAAAGAATTCTTTATTCCAGCCGGACGGGACTTCTCTGGTGATCCATGCCGCGCCGGATGACAATGTTACAGATCCGGCGGGTAATGCCGGTCCCCGGATCGCCTGCGGGCCAATTACCAAATAG
- a CDS encoding ketopantoate reductase family protein, giving the protein MRYLIVGAGALGSVFGGLLQFSGHPVAFIGRGPHFEHITTHGLAIDGIWGEFQPGPVAPNSDSSNRYEVILLCVKSFHTQEACRRVKGLLAPQGLIVSVQNGLGNLEIIAAEFGSERTIGARVIFGAQVIRPGLVRVTVYAEPVLLGAIASGYPRQILVQIVEDLNRAGIPTRQVDDILTHLWGKVLYNCALNPLGAILGVPYGALGNDPQTRKLMRLIIEEIYQVAAARGVRLGHTDADSYFKFFMEHLVPATAEHWPSMWQDLHAGRRTEIEALNGAICRYGEAAKIPTPYNDAVSRLVRFLEQNPKARGQVEVSQEAPQD; this is encoded by the coding sequence ATGCGCTACCTGATAGTAGGAGCCGGGGCTCTGGGCTCGGTGTTTGGCGGACTTTTACAATTTAGTGGCCATCCCGTAGCCTTTATCGGCCGGGGGCCGCATTTTGAGCACATCACCACCCATGGCCTGGCCATCGACGGAATCTGGGGGGAATTTCAGCCGGGGCCTGTAGCCCCCAACTCAGATTCTTCAAACCGGTACGAGGTCATTCTCCTCTGCGTCAAATCCTTTCACACGCAGGAGGCCTGCCGTCGCGTCAAAGGCCTGTTGGCCCCCCAGGGCCTTATCGTGTCTGTGCAAAACGGCCTGGGCAATCTGGAAATCATCGCTGCAGAGTTCGGGTCGGAGCGCACCATCGGGGCCCGGGTCATCTTTGGAGCTCAAGTCATTCGCCCCGGACTGGTCAGGGTTACCGTCTATGCCGAGCCGGTCCTGCTGGGCGCCATAGCCTCGGGCTACCCTCGACAAATCCTGGTCCAAATCGTAGAGGATCTGAATCGAGCCGGCATACCCACCCGTCAGGTGGATGACATCCTGACCCACCTCTGGGGAAAAGTTCTCTATAACTGCGCCTTGAATCCCCTGGGCGCGATCCTCGGAGTGCCTTACGGGGCCCTGGGGAACGACCCTCAAACCCGCAAACTCATGCGGTTGATTATCGAGGAGATTTACCAGGTAGCCGCGGCCCGGGGTGTTAGGCTCGGCCACACTGATGCCGACTCCTATTTCAAGTTTTTCATGGAGCACCTGGTTCCCGCCACCGCAGAGCACTGGCCATCCATGTGGCAGGATTTACACGCCGGCCGCCGCACCGAAATTGAAGCCTTGAATGGCGCCATCTGCCGCTATGGTGAGGCCGCGAAGATCCCAACCCCTTACAACGACGCGGTCAGTCGTTTGGTGCGGTTCCTGGAACAGAATCCCAAAGCGCGAGGGCAGGTAGAAGTTTCCCAAGAGGCGCCCCAGGATTAA
- the glmS gene encoding glutamine--fructose-6-phosphate transaminase (isomerizing): MCGIIGYLGPQEAMPIILDGLKRLEYRGYDSAGMAVIGGDHRLALRRSLGKLKELENLLRLDPLHGQVGIGHTRWATHGRPSETNAHPHMVGDIAVVHNGIIENYLELKEELIKEGHRFASETDTEIVSHLIVKHLGQGAPYLEAVQRTLRDIRGSYALAIVNANAPRMLLAARKESPLILGLGDHEYFLASDIPAILPYTRRVIFLEDHDLVVVEDGEFRLLNREGQPIERPEHTITWSPAMAEKAGYKHFMQKEIFEQPRALIDTFRGRIDPDAGEVMLQEVLFSDSEIKDIRKIFLVACGTSFHAAMVGKTLIESLCRIPVEVELGSEFRYRDPMVDRHTLLIPISQSGETADTRAGLSAGKLLGAKSLAIVNAVGSSIARDADAVLYTHAGPEIGVASTKAFTTQLVALYLIALFLAQRLGRLNRENTRHRLTELLKLPMWVQETLDLDQEIRETGRRYMNAHNFLYLGRGIHYPIALEGALKLKEISYIHAEGYAAGEMKHGPIALIDESMPVVVLASRSPVLEKVQGNIEEVAARGGRIIALTEVDNYQVRDRVESVISVPQVPLELSPIVLVTPLQLLAYHIADLRGTDVDQPRNLAKSVTVE; encoded by the coding sequence ATGTGCGGCATCATCGGATATCTGGGACCCCAGGAGGCCATGCCCATCATCCTGGATGGTTTAAAAAGGCTGGAGTACCGGGGCTATGATTCGGCGGGCATGGCGGTGATCGGCGGCGACCATCGCCTGGCCCTTCGCCGCAGCCTGGGCAAACTGAAGGAGTTGGAAAACCTGCTGCGGCTGGACCCGCTTCACGGTCAGGTGGGGATCGGGCACACCCGGTGGGCCACCCACGGGCGCCCCTCCGAAACCAACGCCCATCCCCACATGGTGGGCGACATCGCGGTGGTGCACAACGGCATTATCGAGAACTATCTGGAACTCAAGGAAGAATTGATTAAAGAAGGCCATCGGTTCGCGTCCGAAACGGATACGGAAATCGTCTCTCACCTTATCGTCAAGCACCTGGGCCAGGGGGCCCCGTATCTGGAAGCGGTGCAACGAACCTTGCGGGATATCCGGGGATCATATGCCCTGGCGATCGTCAACGCGAACGCGCCTCGCATGCTGCTGGCAGCGCGTAAGGAAAGCCCCTTGATCCTGGGACTGGGCGACCACGAATACTTCCTGGCCTCGGACATCCCGGCGATTTTACCCTATACCCGCCGAGTGATCTTCCTGGAAGACCACGATCTAGTGGTGGTGGAAGATGGGGAGTTTCGCCTGTTGAACCGGGAAGGCCAGCCGATTGAACGCCCGGAACATACCATCACCTGGAGCCCGGCCATGGCGGAAAAGGCGGGCTACAAACATTTCATGCAAAAGGAAATTTTTGAACAACCCCGGGCCTTGATTGACACCTTTAGGGGGCGCATCGACCCGGATGCGGGTGAAGTGATGCTCCAGGAAGTCCTGTTCTCAGATAGCGAGATCAAGGATATCCGCAAGATCTTCCTGGTAGCCTGCGGCACTTCGTTTCATGCCGCGATGGTGGGCAAGACCCTGATAGAAAGCCTCTGCCGTATCCCGGTGGAGGTGGAGTTGGGTTCCGAATTTCGCTATCGCGACCCCATGGTTGACCGCCATACCCTGCTCATCCCCATTTCCCAATCCGGAGAGACCGCGGACACCCGGGCGGGGCTGTCGGCCGGGAAGCTGTTAGGGGCCAAGAGCCTGGCCATCGTCAACGCGGTGGGCTCCAGCATAGCCCGGGACGCCGACGCGGTGTTGTATACCCACGCCGGGCCGGAGATCGGCGTCGCCTCCACCAAGGCGTTTACCACCCAGTTGGTGGCTCTATATCTCATCGCTTTGTTTCTGGCCCAGCGGCTGGGTCGGCTCAACCGGGAAAACACCCGGCACCGGCTCACGGAATTGCTCAAGCTGCCCATGTGGGTCCAGGAGACCCTGGACCTGGATCAGGAGATCCGGGAAACCGGCCGCCGTTACATGAATGCCCACAATTTCCTCTACCTGGGCCGGGGCATCCACTATCCCATCGCTTTAGAAGGGGCGCTAAAACTCAAGGAGATTTCCTATATCCATGCGGAAGGCTATGCCGCGGGGGAGATGAAGCACGGCCCCATCGCCCTGATCGACGAATCCATGCCGGTGGTGGTATTAGCATCCCGGAGCCCGGTGCTGGAGAAGGTTCAGGGCAATATCGAAGAGGTGGCGGCCCGGGGCGGGCGCATCATTGCCCTCACCGAGGTGGACAACTATCAGGTGAGAGACCGGGTGGAGAGCGTCATTTCCGTGCCCCAGGTCCCGCTGGAGTTGTCGCCCATTGTCCTGGTAACGCCATTGCAACTGCTGGCTTACCATATCGCCGACCTGCGCGGCACCGATGTAGACCAACCCCGCAACCTGGCCAAGAGCGTCACGGTGGAGTAA
- the glmU gene encoding bifunctional UDP-N-acetylglucosamine diphosphorylase/glucosamine-1-phosphate N-acetyltransferase GlmU, giving the protein MIKDNITAVILAAGQGTRMKSNKPKVLHEILGRPMLAYLIDTLKSVGVEDIVLVVGHQAERVQEVYKDYGVRFVVQEPQLGTGHAVQVAMPAVPPGAGTVMVLCGDAPLISGQSIAALNQRHEAAKAAVTVQTIILTDGAHYGRVVRDEAGQVAAVVQAKDSKDRPDLLAIREINTGAYCFDAAFLKQGLTKIPQSPVTGEIYLTDLIHIARGEGRGVEAMVDPDWEALLGINSRQELAEATRTIKRRINDRHMSQGVTLIDPEATYIEPLVTIGQDTIIYPNVYLQGKTVIGEDCLIEASVKIADSNLEKNVHVKMGCVITQSRIGAGVDIGPYAHLRPLSDLRQGVHVGNFVEVKKSVLHEGVKAGHLTYLGDADVGAGTNVGAGTITCNYDGVHKHRTIIGEKAFIGSNTALVAPVTVGAGAYIGAGSTITKEVPPGKLGISRARQVNLERRLVLKKKEE; this is encoded by the coding sequence ATGATAAAAGATAACATCACCGCCGTCATCCTGGCCGCGGGCCAGGGGACCCGCATGAAGTCCAATAAGCCCAAAGTGCTGCATGAAATCCTGGGGAGGCCCATGTTGGCCTACCTGATCGACACCCTGAAGTCCGTGGGGGTGGAAGATATCGTTCTGGTGGTGGGCCACCAAGCCGAACGGGTACAGGAGGTTTATAAGGATTACGGGGTGCGTTTCGTGGTCCAGGAGCCGCAATTGGGCACCGGGCACGCAGTCCAGGTGGCCATGCCGGCGGTTCCCCCGGGGGCCGGAACGGTCATGGTCCTCTGCGGCGATGCGCCCCTGATTTCAGGCCAGAGCATTGCGGCTCTGAACCAACGGCATGAAGCTGCCAAGGCCGCAGTCACCGTCCAGACCATTATCCTGACAGATGGAGCCCATTATGGCCGGGTGGTGCGCGACGAGGCCGGACAGGTGGCCGCGGTGGTGCAGGCCAAGGATTCCAAGGACCGCCCCGATCTCCTGGCCATCCGGGAAATCAACACCGGCGCCTACTGTTTCGACGCGGCCTTTCTGAAACAGGGCCTTACAAAAATCCCCCAAAGCCCGGTTACCGGTGAAATCTATCTCACCGACCTCATCCATATCGCCAGGGGAGAGGGGAGGGGGGTCGAGGCCATGGTAGACCCGGACTGGGAGGCCCTGTTGGGGATCAACAGCCGTCAGGAGTTGGCCGAGGCGACGCGCACCATCAAACGGCGGATTAATGACCGGCATATGAGCCAGGGGGTCACCCTCATCGATCCGGAGGCCACTTATATCGAACCCCTGGTGACCATCGGCCAAGACACCATCATCTACCCAAACGTCTATCTCCAGGGCAAGACCGTCATCGGTGAGGACTGCCTGATCGAGGCTTCGGTAAAGATTGCCGATTCCAACCTGGAAAAGAACGTCCATGTTAAAATGGGCTGCGTCATCACCCAGAGCCGGATCGGAGCCGGGGTGGATATCGGACCCTATGCGCATCTCCGTCCCTTGAGCGACCTGCGGCAGGGGGTCCACGTCGGCAACTTCGTGGAAGTGAAGAAATCCGTCCTGCACGAGGGCGTTAAGGCCGGTCATCTGACCTATTTGGGAGATGCAGACGTCGGAGCCGGCACCAATGTGGGGGCCGGGACCATCACCTGCAACTACGACGGCGTGCATAAGCACCGCACCATCATCGGCGAGAAGGCCTTTATCGGCAGCAATACCGCCCTGGTAGCGCCGGTGACCGTCGGGGCCGGGGCCTACATCGGGGCCGGCTCTACCATTACCAAAGAGGTGCCCCCTGGGAAACTGGGGATTTCTCGGGCCCGCCAGGTGAATCTGGAGCGGCGGTTAGTCCTGAAGAAGAAAGAAGAGTAG
- a CDS encoding DUF2971 domain-containing protein, producing the protein MRESEKILYHYTSLEGVLGITLSKSIWATNILYLNDASELNYSLDMLKEQVDEFKNDIPVDKNWLYKLNFFDKLIDKFNRLITNTKILGFFVCSFSEEKDLLSQWRGYCAKGIGFSLGFELSKLRKCARQKNCLIRPCNYDKKKQISAIRKLISELSSQFDAVIRNSSAVDQVNIDANELGLLAEFLIKFNEIAPTFKHPKFKEEKEWRIIVRRNFRSKGSIESIKFRTGPSMIVPYIEFPLPREEEDLIINKIIVGPTHDSILSKASIEMLLKSKNVRFNEVQESTIPYRNW; encoded by the coding sequence ATGAGGGAAAGTGAAAAAATCCTTTACCATTATACCTCTCTTGAAGGGGTTTTGGGAATTACCCTAAGTAAATCTATTTGGGCAACAAATATTCTCTATCTAAACGATGCAAGTGAGTTAAATTATTCATTAGATATGCTGAAAGAACAGGTTGATGAGTTTAAGAATGATATTCCTGTTGATAAGAACTGGTTATATAAACTCAATTTTTTCGACAAGTTGATTGATAAATTTAATAGGTTAATTACAAATACAAAGATATTGGGCTTTTTTGTCTGTTCGTTTTCAGAAGAGAAGGACCTGCTAAGCCAATGGCGGGGGTATTGCGCAAAAGGTATCGGCTTTAGTTTGGGATTTGAGTTAAGTAAGCTGAGGAAATGTGCCCGACAGAAAAATTGTTTAATAAGGCCGTGTAATTACGATAAGAAAAAGCAAATAAGCGCGATAAGAAAGCTGATTAGCGAGCTATCCTCTCAGTTTGACGCTGTAATTAGGAATTCATCAGCAGTAGATCAGGTTAACATAGATGCCAACGAGTTAGGATTACTTGCAGAATTTTTAATTAAATTCAATGAGATAGCTCCAACATTTAAGCACCCAAAATTTAAAGAAGAAAAGGAATGGAGAATAATTGTAAGACGAAATTTTCGATCCAAGGGGAGTATTGAATCAATAAAATTTCGCACTGGCCCATCAATGATTGTTCCTTATATTGAGTTTCCTTTACCAAGGGAAGAGGAAGATTTAATTATTAATAAGATCATTGTGGGACCAACGCATGATTCTATACTATCTAAGGCCTCCATTGAAATGTTACTGAAATCAAAAAATGTGAGGTTCAATGAAGTTCAGGAATCAACAATACCTTATAGAAATTGGTGA
- a CDS encoding DUF2283 domain-containing protein, which translates to MKVTYDPEVDVLRILFSNAPIEESDEDKPGVIIDYDKDGNVVGMEILDASKRMDNPRAVDYAVMG; encoded by the coding sequence ATGAAGGTTACTTATGACCCCGAAGTAGATGTGCTGCGGATTCTCTTTAGCAACGCTCCCATCGAAGAAAGCGATGAAGATAAACCCGGAGTGATCATTGACTACGATAAAGACGGCAATGTCGTAGGCATGGAAATTCTGGACGCTTCCAAACGCATGGATAATCCGAGAGCGGTGGATTATGCGGTGATGGGGTAA
- a CDS encoding DUF4258 domain-containing protein, with the protein MKYKLSRHARLEMERRGISPELLEYVLQNPQQIVPEPRGKKAYQSIIDFAGKKFLLRAIVAEAADLPIVVTVYRTRKIHKYWRMP; encoded by the coding sequence GTGAAATATAAGCTTTCTCGACATGCCCGATTGGAAATGGAGAGACGGGGAATTTCCCCAGAACTTTTGGAATATGTTTTGCAAAACCCACAACAGATAGTCCCGGAGCCCCGCGGCAAAAAAGCCTATCAATCGATTATTGATTTCGCTGGGAAGAAATTCCTGTTGCGGGCTATTGTGGCTGAAGCCGCTGACTTACCAATCGTGGTAACAGTTTATCGCACCAGAAAAATCCATAAATATTGGAGGATGCCATGA
- a CDS encoding F0F1 ATP synthase subunit epsilon, with amino-acid sequence MAEKALQLEVVTPDRLVLSTEADVVVCPGVEGQFGVLPGHIPFLSALEIGEMYYRKGGQIEYLAVSGGFAEVTGEKVTIVAESAEKGREIDIERAKRAQERAEKRVAAGKTAEIDWARAEAAMRRSLVRMKVAGR; translated from the coding sequence ATGGCAGAAAAAGCACTCCAGTTGGAGGTGGTTACTCCCGATCGCCTGGTCTTGTCCACTGAGGCCGACGTGGTGGTGTGCCCCGGTGTGGAAGGCCAGTTCGGCGTCTTGCCGGGCCACATCCCCTTCCTGAGCGCCCTGGAAATCGGCGAGATGTACTACCGCAAAGGCGGCCAGATTGAATACCTGGCGGTGAGCGGCGGCTTTGCCGAAGTCACTGGCGAGAAGGTAACCATCGTAGCGGAATCGGCGGAAAAAGGCCGGGAGATTGATATAGAACGGGCCAAGCGGGCCCAGGAACGGGCCGAGAAGCGTGTCGCCGCGGGCAAGACTGCGGAGATCGACTGGGCCCGGGCCGAAGCCGCCATGCGCCGCTCCCTGGTGCGCATGAAGGTGGCTGGCCGCTAA
- the atpD gene encoding F0F1 ATP synthase subunit beta, whose translation MNIGRVARVIGPVVDVEFEEGKLPAIKNALFITNPAIDDIEDNLVVEVAQHLGNNMVRTIAMDTTDGLVRGMPVKDTGNPIMVPVGHEALGRVLNVVGRPVDGMGPVTAKHYMPIHRLAPEFVEQDTTVKVLETGVKVIDLLVPFPRGGKMGMFGGAGVGKTVVMMEMVHNIAMHHGGISVFAGVGERTREGNDLYLEMKHSGVLPKAALIYGQMTEPPGARARVALTALTAAEYFRDEEGQDTLLFIDNIFRFTQAGSEVSALLGRMPSAVGYQPTLGTDLGELQERITSTKKGSVTSVQCIYVPADDLTDPAPATTFAHLDGTVVLSRALTELGIYPSVDPLDSTSRILDPQVVGEEHYYVARNVQQTLQKYKDLQDIIAILGIDELSDEDKLTVARARKIQRFLSQPFFVASQFTGQEGKFVSVPDTVRGFKEIIEGKHDDLPEQAFYMVGGIEEAVAKAERLAAA comes from the coding sequence ATGAATATCGGAAGAGTCGCCCGCGTTATCGGTCCGGTAGTGGACGTGGAATTCGAAGAAGGCAAACTGCCGGCCATTAAAAACGCCCTTTTCATTACCAACCCCGCCATCGACGACATTGAAGACAACCTGGTGGTGGAAGTCGCCCAGCATCTCGGGAACAACATGGTCCGCACCATCGCCATGGACACCACCGACGGTCTGGTACGGGGTATGCCCGTAAAAGACACCGGTAACCCCATCATGGTGCCGGTGGGACACGAGGCCCTGGGCCGGGTGCTCAACGTCGTGGGTCGCCCAGTGGACGGTATGGGTCCGGTGACTGCCAAGCATTATATGCCGATTCACCGTCTGGCGCCGGAGTTCGTGGAGCAGGACACCACAGTAAAGGTGCTGGAAACCGGGGTTAAGGTTATCGACCTGCTGGTTCCCTTCCCCCGTGGCGGCAAGATGGGCATGTTCGGCGGCGCCGGCGTGGGCAAGACCGTCGTCATGATGGAAATGGTCCACAACATCGCCATGCACCACGGTGGTATTTCGGTGTTCGCCGGCGTGGGTGAGCGTACCCGTGAGGGCAACGATCTCTACCTGGAAATGAAACACTCCGGCGTACTGCCAAAAGCGGCCTTGATCTACGGACAGATGACCGAGCCCCCCGGGGCCCGGGCCCGGGTAGCCTTGACCGCCCTGACCGCGGCGGAATACTTCCGGGATGAAGAAGGTCAGGACACCCTGCTCTTCATCGACAACATCTTCCGTTTCACCCAGGCGGGCTCCGAGGTATCGGCTCTCTTGGGCCGCATGCCCTCCGCCGTAGGTTACCAGCCCACCCTGGGCACCGACCTCGGTGAATTGCAGGAGCGCATTACCTCCACCAAGAAAGGTTCGGTCACCTCGGTACAATGCATTTACGTACCCGCTGATGACTTGACCGACCCGGCCCCGGCCACCACCTTTGCCCATCTGGACGGCACCGTGGTGCTCTCCCGGGCCCTGACGGAACTGGGCATCTACCCCTCGGTGGACCCCCTGGATTCCACCTCCCGGATCCTGGACCCGCAAGTTGTGGGCGAAGAGCATTACTACGTGGCCCGGAACGTCCAGCAGACCCTCCAGAAGTATAAGGACCTGCAGGACATCATCGCCATTCTGGGCATCGACGAACTCTCCGACGAAGACAAGCTCACCGTGGCCCGGGCCCGGAAGATTCAGCGCTTCCTGTCCCAGCCCTTCTTCGTCGCGTCCCAGTTCACCGGCCAGGAAGGCAAGTTCGTGTCCGTGCCGGACACCGTGCGGGGCTTTAAGGAAATCATCGAAGGCAAGCACGACGATCTGCCGGAGCAGGCCTTTTACATGGTGGGTGGCATCGAAGAAGCGGTGGCCAAGGCCGAACGGCTGGCAGCCGCCTAA